Proteins from a genomic interval of Cyclopterus lumpus isolate fCycLum1 chromosome 18, fCycLum1.pri, whole genome shotgun sequence:
- the LOC117747859 gene encoding alpha-2 adrenergic receptor, which yields MDLFNASGMDAFTVIHLNSTWSLDSGYSLGAIASIAALVSFLILFTVVGNILVVIAVLTSRALKAPQNLFLVSLATADILVATLVMPFSLANELMGYWYFGNVWCGIYLALDVLFCTSSIVHLCAISLDRYWSVTQAVEYNLKRTPKRVKCIIIIVWLISAFISSPPLLSIDSNTNMSPQPQCELNDDTWYILSSSIASFFAPCIIMVLVYIRIYQVAKTRTRTMSGKNLRPEGVTQTENGMSKANSPFHVERENGHCQCPPTPSQRTVTVGQQTEDADMESSSSEGKGHKPQQEDSKAAKRASHKKSSLSKQSTRISRVSNKSMDLFTSRRKRRRSSMARKKASQAREKRFTFVLAVVMGVFVVCWFPFFFSYSLYGVCRDSCKIPDPLFKFFFWIGYCNSSLNPAIYTIFNRDFRRAFQKILCKSWKKSF from the coding sequence ATGGATTTGTTTAACGCCAGCGGAATGGACGCGTTCACGGTGATCCATCTGAATTCCACCTGGAGTCTGGACAGTGGATATTCTTTAGGAGCGATAGCCAGCATCGCTGCTCTTGTAAGTTTTCTCATTCTTTTCACCGTTGTTGGGAATATTTTGGTGGTTATTGCGGTGTTGACGAGCAGGGCGCTGAAAGCCCCACAGAACCTCTTTCTGGTGTCCCTGGCCACTGCGGACATCCTGGTCGCCACTCTGGTGATGCCGTTTTCCCTGGCAAACGAACTTATGGGATATTGGtattttggaaatgtttggTGCGGCATTTATTTGGCTTTGGATGTGTTGTTCTGCACTTCGTCGATTGTTCATCTGTGCGCAATAAGCCTGGACCGCTACTGGTCCGTTACGCAGGCTGTAGAGTACAACCTGAAGCGGACTCCCAAACGCGTCAAGTGCATCATCATAATTGTGTGGCTCATATCTGCTTTCATATCATCTCCGCCGCTCTTATCCATAGACAGCAACACTAATATGAGCCCTCAGCCTCAGTGCGAGCTGAATGATGACACTTGGTACATCCTCTCCTCCAGCATCGCGTCCTTCTTCGCCCCGTGCATAATCATGGTGCTGGTGTATATCAGAATATACCAAGTGGccaaaaccagaaccagaaccatgTCGGGAAAAAATCTCAGGCCAGAGGGTGTTACTCAAACTGAGAATGGAATGAGCAAAGCCAACTCCCCTTTCCATGTTGAGAGAGAGAACGGTCACTGTCAGTGCCCGCCTACGCCCAGCCAACGCACCGTCACTGTCGGCCAGCAGACTGAGGACGCAGACATGGAGAGCTCCTCTTCGGAGGGCAAAGGTCACAAACCCCAGCAGGAGGACTCCAAGGCAGCCAAGAGGGCCAGCCACAAGAAGAGCTCCCTCTCCAAACAGTCCACACGCATCTCCAGAGTCAGTAACAAATCCATGGACCTCTTCACCTCCAGGAGGAAACGCCGCCGGAGCTCCATGGCCAGGAAGAAGGCCTCTCAAGCCAGGGAAAAGAGGTTTACCTTTGTCTTGGCTGTGGTCATGGgggtgtttgttgtgtgttggtTCCCCTTTTTCTTCAGCTACAGCCTGTACGGTGTGTGCAGGGACTCCTGTAAGATCCCCGACCCGCTCTTTAAATTCTTCTTCTGGATCGGCTACTGTAACAGCTCCCTCAACCCTGCCATCTACACCATCTTCAACCGGGACTTCAGACGCGCCTTCCAGAAAATCCTCTGTAAGTCGTGGAAAAAGTCCTTTTAG